In Glandiceps talaboti chromosome 14, keGlaTala1.1, whole genome shotgun sequence, a single genomic region encodes these proteins:
- the LOC144445672 gene encoding uncharacterized protein LOC144445672 — MPTVSGSLPQSTLPTRERLNTVSMDLRSEVTSQSKAGSMSDVERFSNITKGSPTATSYSKMTSALSDTKDFGKHSEDDYSGEKQDELFPLPPGWPRLQDMIFKRKTLYFKKPMSVSIIRAIDHIESLQDRLEDWSRDVEMEILSHKSTSSRATSARVSIKDDGASRVPTAMTGHKGIVPGRRHIRFAPTSASTESSSAMTVEDTFQQYGGSDQGLAILGQGALMPQETDIESFIEEEEVPKLGAEDVIDEVVVLLGRLETDRGDSQSMLEEEKKRSAMLSARIDKLAEKRMYELPLAVQQEHEACALDISELQWHCAYRGRQEARVRSKVEIAEVLNSRLQEDISFVKTHSPLVEEKLELELEAMHKIQQAQLQTTEELEKTLQKLKQTEAKSAEAHGKAEMEREHIKKELDTVRQALHEISNELDEARKTFASYTQQSDMSRRKLLDNAQEQVVLETKNENAKAAEKLQGKKMKQVKEKIVEAEFEHRKLADENHKMSSEKQTRQLALHRENREMELEAQTTLTDLRETQQNNREMKMEIEDIEEKLFSCDKQRNSDVKNMERIKKEMGKVEQQLSVTLDEHKKVDTINRAIREKVMKEEENIQGSEDQLKTTADALKKQLKDEQHSRTVLQARIASDTAELQKLQLDAKKKKMKVSRKASETDKVVSHVLKQVEHLRKMHADKQKRINNFDENINNLKKRHTDTEERLTRKRQELEPRHANLKTELLNKSKRLDYMQHRTEVIGKKMEEMESSAVIMNKVIQNTEDQIKELAEELEEVTIQLETGQKMQEDLKHSLDAVLKRSDDMSLEHDKHLNDRAIVLNDLEAKLEKKLKENKVLAHEYRLLQEKQLATKDKVLSEFDDRIKYEASLKDHKQLNGLQTRLHAALAMYYKIRGLYNQAELAKYKAISEKNGERIHYLQVDMNDAISTIARFLNDQIDGTAAQMVTTAARSALFEGSDPTVAKKEPILKPALKRTLTT, encoded by the exons ATGCCGACTGTATCAGGAAGTTTACCACAAAGCACTCTCCCTACCAGGGAGAGGCTGAACACTGTCAGTATGGATCTCAGGAGTGAAGTGACTTCACAGTCCAAGGCTGGCTCTATGTCAGATGTAGAGAGATTCTCAAATATAACAAAAGGATCACCAACAGCCACATCATATAGTAAAATGA CATCTGCTTTGTCAGACACCAAGGACTTTGGAAAACATAGTGAAGATGATTACAGTGGCGAAAAACAAG ACGAATTATTCCCTCTGCCACCAGGATGGCCACGCCTTCAAGACATGATATTCAAGCGTAAAACATTGTATTTCAAGAAACCGATGTCAGTCAGTATTATTAGAGCCATAGATCATATAGAGTCATTACAAGATAGATTAGAAGATTGGTCTAGAGATGTAGAaatggagatacttagtcataAATCTACCAGTAGTAGAGCCACCAGTGCTCGTGTTAGTATCAAAGATGATGGTGCATCTAGAGTTCCGACAGCAATGACAGGACACAAGGGAATAG TGCCAGGGAGACGTCATATACGATTTGCTCCAACCTCTGCAAGCACAGAATCTAGTTCAGCAATGACGGTAGAGGACACTTTTCAACAGTATGGTGGAAGTGATCAAGGCTTGGCAATACTTGGTCAGGGTGCACTCATGCCACAAG AAACAGATATTGAATCTTTTATTGAGGAGGAAGAGGTCCCTAAGCTTGGTGCTGAAGATGTGATTGATGAGGTTGTTGTGTTATTGGGGAGACTTGAAACTGACAGAGGAGATTCACAAAGTATGCTAGAAGAGGAAAAGAAAAGAAGTGCAATGCTTAGTGCCAGGATTGATAAACTAGCAGAAAAACGAATGTATGAATTACCATTGGCTGTACAGCAAG AGCATGAAGCGTGTGCATTGGACATCAGTGAACTACAATGGCACTGTGCATACAGGGGAAGACAAGAAGCCAGAGTACGAAGTAAGGTGGAAATTGCTGAAGTCCTCAACTCAAGATTACAAGAAGACATCAGTTTTGTTAAAACACACTC GCCTTTAGTTGAAGAGAAATTGGAACTTGAATTGGAAGCCATGCATAAAATACAACAAGCACAACTACAG ACTACAGAAGAATTGGAGAAAACATTGCAGAAATTAAAACAAACGGAAGCCAAGTCAGCAGAGGCTCATGGGAAAGCTGAAATGGAAAGAGAACATATAAAAAAGGAATTAGATACAGTCAGACAGGCATTGCATGAAATAAG CAATGAGTTAGATGAAGCCAGGAAAACCTTTGCCTCCTATACACAACAAAGTGATATGAGTCGACGAAAGCTACTAGACAATGCACAGGAACAAGTTGTACTAG AAACTAAAAATGAGAATGCCAAAGCTGCTGAGAAACTACAGGGTAAAAAGATGAAGCAAGTCAAAGAGAAGATAGTTGAAGCAGAATTTGAACACCGGAAACTGGCAgatgaaaatcataaaatgtctTCAGAGAAACAAACAAGG CAACTAGCACTGCATAGAGAGAATCGTGAAATGGAACTTGAAGCCCAGACAACACTGACCGATCTCAGAGAAACACAGCAAAATAACAGagaaatgaaaatggaaatcgAGGATATCGAAGAAAAACTTTTTAGTTG TGACAAACAGAGAAATTCTGATGTTAAGAATATGGAGAGGATTAAAAAGGAGATGGGCAAAGTGGAACAGCAATTGTCAGTAACTCTAGATGAACACAAGAAAGTTGACACTATCAATAGAGCTATTAGAGAAAAAGTTATGAAGGAAGAAGAAAATATACAAGGCAGTGAAGATCAACTAAAG ACTACAGCTGATGCCTTGAAGAAACAACTAAAAGATGAACAACACTCTAGAACAGTGCTTCAAGCAAGAATCGCTTCTGACACTGCTGAGCTCCAAAAACTACAATTGGACGCCAAGAAAAAGAAGATGAAAGTATCAAGAAAGGCTAGTGAAACTGACAAAGTTGTCAGCCATGTCTTGAAACAAGTAGAACATTTGAGAAAGATGCACGCCGATAAACAAAAACGAATCAACAACTTTGATGAAAACATTAACAACTTGAAGAAAAGACACACAGATACTGAAGAACGACTTACAAGGAAGAGACAAGAATTAGAACCAAGACATGCTAACTTAAAG acGGAGCTCCTGAATAAAAGTAAAAGACTAGATTACATGCAGCATAGAACTGAAGTAATTGGTAAAAAAATGGAGGAGATGGAATCGTCAGCTGTCATTATGAATAAAGTTATACAGAATACAGAAGATCAAATCAAAGAATTGGC TGAGGAGTTAGAGGAAGTAACCATACAGTTAGAAACAGGACAAAAAATGCAGGAAGACCTAAAACACTCCCTGGATGCTGTATTGAAGAGAAGTGATGACATGTCTTTAGAACACGACAAGCATTTAAATGACAGAGCTATAGTACTTAATGATCTAGAG GCAAAACTAGAAAAGaaactgaaagaaaacaaagtgTTAGCTCACGAATACAGATTACTACAGGAAAAGCAGCTAGCTACTAAAGATAAAGTCCTGTCAGAGTTTGATGACAGGATCAAATACGAAGCCAGTCTGAAAGACCACAAACAG TTGAATGGCTTACAAACCAGACTACATGCAGCATTGGCAATGTACTATAAAATCAGAGGACTTTACAACCAAGCGGAGTTAGCTAAATACAAGGCCATATCTGAAAAGAACGGAGAACGAATTCACTACCTACAAGTCGACATGAATGATGCCATCAGTACCATTGCTAGGTTTCTGAATGATCAAATTGATGGCACTGCAGCACAAATGGTGACCACAGCCGCTAGATCAGCTCTATTTGAAGGCAGTGATCCTACAGTTGCCAAGAAAGAACCTATCCTGAAGCCTGCCCTCAAGAGGACACTTACTACATAG